In the genome of Arachis hypogaea cultivar Tifrunner chromosome 9, arahy.Tifrunner.gnm2.J5K5, whole genome shotgun sequence, the window tttttttattcccttttgATCATAATTCACAAGTTCTATGCTTTGTTTGATTGTTGTAAAAATCATAGATCTACATTAGACCGCCtaggaaattaatttattttgcttaCGTTTTAGAatgagtttaattaataatttgttatataaaattaattcatatttttaataaataaaatctaatgataTTAGTTAATAATGAATAAAATAATTCTGTTTAGAATGAAAAAAGTTTTACCTTATATTAACGAAATATAAAACTTAACAATCTATGGAATATAAAAGGCTAAAGAAATAAGGTGatttataaattatctttaatttatatataatataattaaatttaatgaattcacTTAGAATAAacagtaattatttattttatttcagactttataaatgaataaatcaattaactaatataatgaattataaataaattagtaaaattaatcaagtattatatactataataaattacattgatatttaaatatctaatcaaatcaattagctgaTATAATTAAATCATATCAAAACACTTAAAAATGCACCATTCTTAATTAAATACTATCTATACTATATAAAATcacatttaaatttattttcctgTGCGTATATATTTAAAGTAATTTACAATTTATTTGAttgtatattataatataaaataatttataaattaactttaattcatatataatatataattaagtttaatgaatttaattaaaataaataataaattatttattttattttagacttcatAAATGAAAAAACTTAATTCCCTAATATAACGAATTATTATtaatgtaatataattaattaatataaattataataaattatattgatatatttaaatatttaatcaaatcaattagttaaaataattaagttattgcaataaattatattgaatgagttaaaataattaaatcgaaaATCTTCTTCGAAACATGTCACGTCAACAACATTTGTGATTGATAGCCATCAACTGACCAAAATACATAAAATTGCTGGCCCTATTCCTCTCCTAAATTTTGATATATTTGAAGAAAGTATCGAAATCAAAAGAGAGTTTGATCCTATGAACCTCGTAGGGCGTGTTTTAAGGAAGACAAGACCCGCGCTTGTATCCATATATATGTGTTAACCATTGCACCATTCATTCCCTTTTACTTTCTTTCTGAATTCTGATACCTGATTCAGATACTGATATGATATGATGCAAAGAATCACAACCTCTGCATTCCTCGCTTTAACTCCTTTTTCAAAAGCCAAAGCCTATGATTCATAGAGCAGCATCAACACCAACGCTTCAAGCTTTGGTAGGTACCATGCATTACTTATATCATACATGGGAATGGGATGCCCTTCATGcaagtttctctcttttcattcaatTTGTAAACTTTTTAGCGTGATTCTGCAATTCTCTATTGATTTACTTGCTTGCATTGCATGCAGCTCCTTGTGCCTCTGTTTCTCTTGATTTCATATCGTCCTTTTCAAGTTTTTTACTGGGGTAATTTTGCTTTTTTTacccaaaaatttgatttttctggGTCGTGGTCTTGGTCGTTGAATTATGTGAATTGGGATGTTTTCTGATAGGTTTGGCATTGTTTTAATGTTTGGAAATCTAGATGATTGGTAATTTTGTGGTTTGTACCCGCGGAATGAACAAATTCAGGATAGTGAAAGGGATAGGTGGTTGGTCAGGAGAAAATTGTTGGTTTTGAATGTTGATTTAGGAAGAATGTATAGGGACACTTGTTTCATAGCTTTGGTGTTTTATGAACACTTTTTTTGGTGCTGATTTTTCATTTGCTTTCGAGATTGAGGTGTCCAAGATGCATTCGGAAAGTGGGGATGTTGGGACACCAAAAGGGGCATTGGAAGAAGCTAAGGCGTTGAATTCAAAGATGAAGCGTAGTGGGAACCTAAGCAGCAAAGATATGCTGTTTAGAGCTGATAAGATTGATCTCAAGAGTTTGGATGATGAGCTAGAAAAACACCTGACAAGGGTTCTGTCTAGACATATTGAGGCCAAAAGGCCTAAAGAAGAGTGGGAGATTGATTTGGCAAAACTAAATTTGCAACATGTTGTGGCGAATGGGGCCTATGGCACTGTCTATAAGGGCACCTATGATGGCCAAGATGTTGCAGGTTTCAATTTGCACTCTTAATTGTCTTTTGTTGTCCAAAGAATTCAAAACCTGTTATTCAATGTTTTTAGATACTAAAAGTTTTGGTATCCTATCAAAGTTTAATTAATGTTTAAGCCTGTTGTAAATTGAATAATTGTTATCGAATTCAAGAGACATTCTGAGTGCTGCTGTGCTGAATTTTGTAGTGAAAGTGTTGGACTGGGGTGAGGATGGTGGTGCTTCTGCTGCTTCCTTAAGAGCATCATTCCAGCAGGAGGTTACTGTTTGGCAAAAACTTGATCATCCAAATGTTACAAAAGTACAAACTTCTCACTCAtgcatttaaatttgaattaaatgttACTGCTTTGTTAAGAGCAAGATGAATTTTTGTTAATCATAACTCAGTTTTGTTCATTCCTGTGACAGTTTGTTGGAGCTTCAATGGGGACATCAAACCTCAGAATCCCAAGAGAAGCCGGAGGCCAAGATTCTCTCCCTACTCAAGCATGTTGCGTGGTTGTTGAGTTCATCCCCGGTGGAACTCTGAAAAATTACTTGTTTAAGAACAGACGGAGGAAACTTCCTTA includes:
- the LOC112711768 gene encoding serine/threonine-protein kinase 52 isoform X1 → MIHRAASTPTLQALIEVSKMHSESGDVGTPKGALEEAKALNSKMKRSGNLSSKDMLFRADKIDLKSLDDELEKHLTRVLSRHIEAKRPKEEWEIDLAKLNLQHVVANGAYGTVYKGTYDGQDVAVKVLDWGEDGGASAASLRASFQQEVTVWQKLDHPNVTKFVGASMGTSNLRIPREAGGQDSLPTQACCVVVEFIPGGTLKNYLFKNRRRKLPYKTVIQLALDLARGLSYLHSKKIVHRDVKTDNMLLDMNRNLKIADFGVARVEALNPSEMTGETGTIGYMAPEVLVGKPYNRRCDVYSFGICLWEIYCCDMPYSTRSFVDVSSAVTHQNLRPDIPRCCPSALANIMRKCWDGNPNKRPEMDQVVRMLEAIDTSKGGGMLPDDQAPFCFCFGTVRGP
- the LOC112711768 gene encoding serine/threonine-protein kinase 52 isoform X2: MIHRAASTPTLQALVSKMHSESGDVGTPKGALEEAKALNSKMKRSGNLSSKDMLFRADKIDLKSLDDELEKHLTRVLSRHIEAKRPKEEWEIDLAKLNLQHVVANGAYGTVYKGTYDGQDVAVKVLDWGEDGGASAASLRASFQQEVTVWQKLDHPNVTKFVGASMGTSNLRIPREAGGQDSLPTQACCVVVEFIPGGTLKNYLFKNRRRKLPYKTVIQLALDLARGLSYLHSKKIVHRDVKTDNMLLDMNRNLKIADFGVARVEALNPSEMTGETGTIGYMAPEVLVGKPYNRRCDVYSFGICLWEIYCCDMPYSTRSFVDVSSAVTHQNLRPDIPRCCPSALANIMRKCWDGNPNKRPEMDQVVRMLEAIDTSKGGGMLPDDQAPFCFCFGTVRGP